One genomic window of Catenulispora sp. MAP5-51 includes the following:
- the rny gene encoding ribonuclease Y — MVGLLIAIAAVVAACVGLLVGLNVGGTRRINNLKKSAYQDFDKQVAELAQRAQAREGEHAAAVVAAQRDLAAVHREAAESRKQADAQAVQIREQAAASAGVEMDRARRIRDEAEAETRVLKDDIRELRLDLERREARQAEREERLDADLRRTSDKERELSAADAELERKKAELATLEDERRAVLERAAALSAAEAKSELVKSIENQAKREAAVLIRQIEQEARDEGDKRARKTVALAIQRVASEQTAESVVSVLHLPSDDMKGRIIGREGRNIRAYESITGVNLIIDDSPEAVLLSCFDPVRREVGRLTLEELVLDGRIHPHRIEEIYERSKAKVETLCVRAGEDALMELGITDMHPELIALLGKLRYRTSYGQNVLKHLVESAHLASIMASELRLDPVLLKRCTVLHDIGKALTHEVEGSHALIGAEIARKYGEHDDVVHAIEAHHNEVEVRTVEAVLTQAADAISGGRPGARRESLEAYVKRLERLEQIAAEQEGVEKVFAMQAGREIRVMVVPDAVDDIQAQVIARDIAKQVEEELTYPGQIRITVVRESRATEYAR, encoded by the coding sequence ATGGTCGGCCTGTTGATCGCGATCGCAGCGGTGGTCGCGGCGTGTGTCGGCCTGCTCGTGGGTCTGAACGTCGGCGGCACCCGCCGGATCAACAATCTCAAGAAGAGCGCGTACCAGGACTTCGACAAGCAGGTCGCCGAGCTGGCCCAGCGCGCCCAGGCGCGGGAGGGCGAGCACGCCGCCGCGGTCGTGGCCGCCCAGCGCGACCTGGCCGCCGTGCACCGGGAGGCCGCCGAGTCGCGCAAGCAGGCCGACGCCCAGGCCGTGCAGATCCGGGAGCAGGCCGCCGCCTCGGCAGGCGTCGAGATGGACCGGGCGCGCCGGATCCGGGACGAGGCCGAGGCCGAGACCCGGGTGCTCAAGGACGACATCCGCGAGCTGCGGCTGGATCTGGAGCGCCGCGAGGCCCGGCAGGCCGAGCGCGAGGAGCGGCTGGACGCCGACCTGCGCCGCACCTCCGACAAGGAGCGCGAGCTGTCCGCCGCCGACGCCGAGCTGGAGCGCAAGAAGGCCGAGCTGGCCACGCTGGAGGACGAGCGCCGCGCCGTCCTGGAGCGGGCCGCCGCGCTGTCCGCCGCCGAGGCCAAGTCCGAGCTGGTGAAGTCGATCGAGAACCAGGCCAAGCGCGAGGCCGCGGTGCTCATCCGGCAGATCGAGCAGGAGGCCCGGGACGAGGGCGACAAGCGGGCCCGCAAGACCGTGGCCCTGGCCATCCAGCGGGTGGCCAGCGAGCAGACCGCCGAGTCCGTGGTCTCCGTGCTGCACCTGCCCAGCGACGACATGAAGGGCCGGATCATCGGCCGCGAGGGCCGCAACATCCGGGCCTACGAGTCGATCACCGGCGTCAACCTGATCATCGACGACTCGCCCGAGGCGGTGCTGCTGTCCTGCTTCGACCCGGTGCGCCGGGAGGTCGGCCGGCTGACGCTGGAGGAGCTGGTCCTGGACGGCCGGATCCACCCGCACCGCATCGAGGAGATCTACGAGCGCTCCAAGGCCAAGGTCGAGACGCTGTGCGTGCGCGCCGGCGAGGACGCCCTGATGGAGCTCGGCATCACCGACATGCACCCCGAGCTGATCGCCCTGCTCGGCAAGCTGCGCTACCGCACCTCCTACGGCCAGAACGTCCTGAAGCACCTCGTGGAGTCCGCGCACCTGGCCTCGATCATGGCCTCCGAGCTGCGGCTGGACCCGGTGCTGCTCAAGCGGTGCACGGTGCTGCACGACATCGGCAAGGCGCTGACCCACGAGGTCGAGGGCAGCCACGCGCTGATCGGCGCCGAGATCGCCCGCAAGTACGGCGAGCACGACGACGTCGTCCACGCCATCGAGGCGCACCACAACGAGGTCGAGGTCCGCACCGTGGAGGCGGTGCTGACGCAGGCCGCCGACGCCATCAGCGGCGGCCGCCCCGGCGCGCGCCGGGAGTCGCTGGAGGCCTACGTCAAGCGCCTGGAGCGGCTGGAGCAGATCGCCGCCGAGCAGGAGGGCGTGGAGAAGGTCTTCGCCATGCAGGCCGGCCGCGAGATCCGGGTGATGGTCGTCCCCGACGCGGTCGACGACATCCAGGCGCAGGTCATCGCCCGGGACATCGCCAAGCAGGTCGAGGAGGAGCTGACCTACCCGGGGCAGATCCGGATCACGGTCGTGCGCGAGTCCCGGGCTACTGAGTACGCACGCTGA
- a CDS encoding RecX family transcriptional regulator, translating into MSAGWGRFQDEEAGPDWLAAAGEDAAGENAAPGWAAPGGDAPEGKSGAGSPGWAAPGESADGAPGWAAAAEPGADSAPSGWASLADAAGSRSAAPKRSGQQRKSSGGFGDDRRDDRRGGSATPAKAKKSASAAKKSSGGWSSRRKDRDPADADADKPKPPLSREKLEQRAKNILMYHLGRQMQTRSQLADRLRKKEIPDDIAEAALDRFEELHLLNDGDYAETFVRSRHTERGLAKRALGYELRKRGIDDETAAEALSTLDEDQEAATARRLVDSRLRATRGLDPQVRTRRLVGMLARKGYSSSVAFRVVKEALAEEGLDVDLGDPGFD; encoded by the coding sequence GTGAGCGCCGGTTGGGGCCGGTTCCAGGACGAGGAAGCCGGTCCCGACTGGTTGGCCGCGGCGGGGGAGGACGCGGCTGGGGAAAACGCGGCGCCGGGTTGGGCCGCGCCGGGCGGGGACGCTCCGGAGGGGAAGTCCGGAGCGGGCTCGCCGGGATGGGCCGCGCCGGGTGAATCCGCCGATGGCGCGCCGGGGTGGGCCGCGGCTGCCGAGCCGGGTGCGGATTCCGCGCCGAGCGGCTGGGCTTCGTTGGCCGACGCGGCGGGCAGCCGGAGCGCGGCGCCGAAGCGTTCCGGCCAGCAGCGGAAGTCCTCGGGCGGCTTCGGCGACGATCGGCGTGACGACCGGCGCGGCGGCTCTGCCACCCCGGCAAAGGCGAAAAAGAGCGCGAGCGCCGCCAAGAAGTCCTCCGGCGGCTGGTCCTCGCGCCGCAAGGACCGCGATCCGGCCGACGCCGACGCCGACAAGCCCAAGCCGCCGCTTTCGCGCGAGAAGCTGGAGCAGCGCGCGAAGAACATCCTGATGTACCACCTCGGCCGGCAGATGCAGACCCGCTCGCAGTTGGCCGACCGGCTCCGCAAGAAGGAGATCCCGGACGACATCGCCGAGGCGGCGCTCGACCGGTTCGAGGAGCTGCACCTGCTCAACGACGGCGACTACGCCGAGACCTTCGTGCGCTCCCGGCACACCGAGCGCGGGCTGGCCAAGCGGGCCCTGGGCTACGAGCTGCGCAAGCGCGGGATCGACGACGAGACCGCCGCCGAGGCCCTGTCCACGCTCGACGAGGACCAGGAGGCCGCCACGGCGCGGCGACTTGTCGACTCGCGGCTGCGCGCCACCCGGGGGCTGGACCCGCAGGTGCGGACCCGGCGGCTGGTCGGCATGCTCGCGCGCAAGGGCTACTCCTCCTCGGTCGCTTTCCGGGTGGTCAAGGAGGCGCTGGCCGAGGAGGGGCTGGACGTCGACCTCGGGGACCCCGGCTTCGACTGA
- the recA gene encoding recombinase RecA — protein sequence MAATTTDREKALDAALAQIERNFGKGSVMRLGARSAQPIDIIPTGSIALDVALGIGGLPRGRVVEIYGPESSGKTTVALHVVANAQKNGGQAAFIDAEHALDPEYAKNIGVDTDALLISQPDTGEQALEIADTLIRSGALDIIVIDSVAALVPKAEIEGEMGDSHVGLQARLMSQALRKLTGVISQTNTTVIFINQLREKVGVMFGSPETTTGGRALKFYASVRLDIRRIETLKDGTEAVANRTRVKVVKNKVAPPFKQAEFDVVFGVGISREGSLIDMGVEHGFVKKAGAWFTYSEGQLGQGRENARRFLKENPDVADGLEKLIKEKLGIGPKVDEPADGSPAVAPLTAVDGAAPAEEAAAKPAKTTRARKTAAAAAGAEE from the coding sequence ATGGCGGCAACGACCACCGACCGCGAGAAGGCGCTCGACGCCGCCCTCGCCCAGATCGAGCGGAACTTCGGCAAGGGCTCGGTGATGCGCCTGGGCGCGCGCTCGGCGCAGCCGATCGACATCATCCCCACCGGCTCGATCGCCCTGGACGTGGCCCTGGGCATCGGCGGGCTGCCGCGCGGCCGGGTCGTGGAGATCTACGGCCCGGAGTCCTCCGGCAAGACGACGGTCGCGCTGCACGTGGTCGCCAACGCCCAGAAGAACGGCGGGCAGGCCGCGTTCATCGACGCCGAGCACGCGCTGGACCCGGAGTACGCCAAGAACATCGGCGTGGACACCGACGCGCTGCTGATCTCCCAGCCGGACACCGGCGAGCAGGCGCTGGAGATCGCCGACACCCTGATCCGCTCCGGCGCGCTGGACATCATCGTCATCGACTCGGTCGCGGCCCTGGTGCCCAAGGCCGAGATCGAGGGCGAGATGGGCGACTCGCACGTCGGTCTGCAGGCCCGCCTGATGAGCCAGGCGCTGCGCAAGCTGACCGGGGTGATCAGCCAGACCAACACCACGGTGATCTTCATCAACCAGCTGCGCGAGAAGGTCGGCGTGATGTTCGGCTCGCCGGAGACCACCACCGGCGGGCGCGCGCTGAAGTTCTACGCCTCGGTCCGCCTGGACATCCGGCGCATCGAGACGCTGAAGGACGGCACGGAGGCGGTCGCGAACCGCACCCGCGTCAAGGTCGTGAAGAACAAGGTCGCCCCGCCGTTCAAGCAGGCGGAGTTCGACGTGGTCTTCGGCGTCGGCATCTCCCGCGAGGGCTCGCTGATCGACATGGGCGTCGAGCACGGCTTCGTGAAGAAGGCCGGCGCCTGGTTCACCTACTCCGAGGGGCAGCTGGGCCAGGGCCGCGAGAACGCCCGCCGGTTCCTGAAGGAGAACCCGGACGTCGCCGACGGCCTGGAGAAGCTGATCAAGGAGAAGCTGGGCATCGGCCCGAAGGTCGACGAGCCGGCCGACGGCAGCCCGGCGGTGGCCCCGCTCACCGCGGTCGACGGCGCGGCCCCGGCCGAGGAGGCGGCGGCCAAGCCGGCCAAGACCACCCGCGCGCGCAAGACCGCCGCGGCCGCGGCCGGTGCGGAGGAGTAG